One stretch of Campylobacter sp. CCS1377 DNA includes these proteins:
- a CDS encoding peptidylprolyl isomerase produces MLKEIDTRDVKKYKFAIIETEKGSMKLKLFGDEAPQTVCNFANLASSGFYKDLKFHRVIPNFVIQGGCPYGNGIGGPGYEIMCECHNQTHKHQRGTLSMAHAGRDTGGSQFFICHSAQPHLDGIHTIFGQIDEKDTQSLEVLDSIRQEDKIINIKILEKI; encoded by the coding sequence ATGTTAAAAGAAATCGATACTCGTGATGTAAAAAAATACAAATTTGCTATCATAGAAACCGAAAAAGGTTCAATGAAGCTTAAACTTTTTGGTGATGAAGCTCCACAAACTGTGTGCAATTTTGCAAATTTAGCCAGTTCAGGTTTTTATAAAGATTTAAAATTTCACCGTGTAATCCCAAATTTTGTGATACAAGGCGGTTGCCCTTATGGTAATGGCATAGGCGGCCCTGGATATGAAATCATGTGCGAGTGCCATAATCAAACTCATAAACATCAAAGAGGTACTTTATCTATGGCACACGCGGGACGCGATACTGGAGGATCGCAGTTTTTTATTTGCCATAGTGCACAACCTCATTTAGATGGAATTCATACTATTTTTGGACAAATTGATGAAAAAGATACACAAAGTTTAGAAGTGTTAGATTCTATAAGACAAGAAGATAAAATCATCAATATTAAAATTCTTGAAAAAATCTAA
- a CDS encoding YebC/PmpR family DNA-binding transcriptional regulator, translating to MGRAFEYRRASKEARWDKMSKLFPKLAKAIQVAAKEGGIDPDMNPKLRTAIATAKANNMPKDNIDAAIKRASGKDSADIKNIHYEGKAAHGALIIVECMTDNPTRTVANVKAIFSKNGGEVLQNGSLGFMFARKAVFHLEKFDGDLEELELDLIDAGLEELEQDEELLVIGDYTAFGDLNAAIEAKGLIIKKAGLEYLPNNPISFSEEQLVDIEKLIDKLDDDDDVQAVYTNID from the coding sequence ATGGGACGAGCGTTTGAGTACCGACGCGCTTCTAAAGAAGCTAGATGGGATAAGATGAGTAAGCTTTTTCCTAAACTTGCAAAGGCTATACAGGTGGCTGCTAAAGAAGGCGGAATTGATCCTGATATGAATCCAAAACTTCGCACAGCCATAGCTACTGCTAAGGCAAACAATATGCCAAAAGACAATATAGACGCAGCGATAAAAAGAGCTAGCGGCAAAGATAGTGCGGATATTAAAAACATTCATTATGAAGGAAAAGCCGCGCATGGAGCTTTGATAATAGTTGAGTGCATGACAGACAATCCTACACGCACCGTTGCAAATGTGAAGGCTATTTTTAGTAAAAATGGCGGAGAAGTTTTGCAAAATGGCTCACTTGGCTTTATGTTTGCTAGAAAAGCGGTTTTTCACCTCGAAAAATTTGATGGTGATTTAGAAGAATTGGAACTTGATTTAATCGATGCAGGGCTTGAGGAATTAGAACAAGATGAAGAATTGCTCGTTATAGGTGATTATACTGCTTTTGGAGATTTAAACGCAGCTATTGAAGCTAAAGGTTTGATTATCAAAAAAGCAGGACTTGAATATCTTCCAAATAATCCTATAAGCTTTAGCGAGGAGCAACTTGTAGATATTGAGAAATTAATCGACAAGTTAGATGATGATGATGATGTTCAAGCTGTTTATACAAATATAGATTAA
- a CDS encoding multidrug efflux SMR transporter, which yields MLLKTKMIAWIFLLGAIVAEVIGTSFLKNENQFIAYGAMAFFIALSYYLMGLAIKKIQVGIAYAVWELLGVVLILLISFVFFNESLTTTQIIGIVLSIIGILMINIGEVKE from the coding sequence ATGCTTTTAAAAACTAAAATGATTGCTTGGATATTTTTATTAGGTGCTATTGTAGCTGAAGTTATAGGAACAAGTTTTTTAAAAAATGAAAATCAATTTATAGCTTATGGTGCGATGGCTTTTTTTATCGCTTTATCGTATTATCTTATGGGGCTTGCAATTAAAAAAATTCAAGTAGGGATTGCCTATGCGGTATGGGAGCTTTTGGGGGTTGTGCTGATACTTTTAATTTCTTTTGTGTTTTTTAATGAAAGCTTAACAACAACTCAAATTATAGGTATTGTATTATCCATTATAGGCATTTTAATGATTAATATAGGGGAGGTTAAAGAATGA
- a CDS encoding SMR family transporter, whose amino-acid sequence MYLSFIILSAFLDIFANLLLKKSDGFRYKIWGIGAIVLAILAFVMLSFSLKFDIPLSVAYSTWGAVGIIGTCLGGWIFYKEKLNKIGITGIGVVLCAVVLLNLEH is encoded by the coding sequence ATTTATTTATCATTTATTATTTTATCGGCCTTTTTGGATATTTTTGCAAATTTATTACTTAAAAAATCAGATGGTTTTAGGTATAAAATTTGGGGGATAGGGGCGATAGTTTTGGCAATTTTAGCTTTTGTTATGCTTTCTTTTTCTTTAAAATTTGATATACCTTTAAGTGTGGCTTATTCGACTTGGGGTGCTGTAGGTATCATAGGAACTTGTTTGGGTGGATGGATTTTTTATAAAGAAAAATTAAATAAAATTGGCATCACAGGCATTGGAGTTGTTTTATGTGCTGTAGTGCTTTTAAATTTAGAGCATTAA
- a CDS encoding carbon-nitrogen hydrolase family protein — protein sequence MTKIAALQLPTLALSESRLEYYLKACKDNNANLVVLGEYVLNSFFIELLSMPKSMIKEQSETKKESLLRLSQKYELEIIAPFVSVESKIYKKLCLKVSPSSVKNYEQQILMPYSHWNEEKFFGNKTKEIKLFNFTHDGLKCALMFGFEAHFDIFWQQAMAKKIDLVIIPTASTFQSTQRWQELLKTRAFLNSTSILRVNRIGNLKNNEEWKFYGDTMFINAFGEIEDRLGNEEAMLIINPQKADEARKLWVFDKILKKIDAN from the coding sequence ATGACTAAAATAGCTGCCTTACAATTACCCACTTTGGCTTTAAGTGAATCAAGACTTGAGTACTATCTTAAAGCTTGCAAAGACAATAATGCAAACCTTGTCGTGTTAGGTGAGTATGTTCTAAATAGCTTTTTTATCGAACTTTTGTCTATGCCAAAAAGCATGATTAAAGAACAAAGTGAAACCAAAAAAGAAAGTCTTTTACGCCTATCTCAAAAATATGAGCTTGAAATCATAGCTCCTTTTGTAAGCGTTGAAAGTAAAATTTACAAAAAACTTTGTTTAAAAGTATCGCCTAGTAGTGTAAAAAATTATGAACAGCAAATTTTAATGCCTTACTCTCATTGGAATGAAGAAAAATTTTTTGGCAATAAAACAAAAGAAATAAAACTTTTTAATTTTACGCATGATGGGCTTAAGTGCGCTTTAATGTTTGGTTTTGAAGCGCATTTTGATATATTTTGGCAACAAGCGATGGCAAAAAAAATTGATCTTGTTATAATCCCTACTGCAAGCACTTTTCAAAGCACACAAAGATGGCAAGAGCTTTTAAAAACAAGGGCTTTTTTAAATTCAACAAGTATTTTAAGAGTAAATCGAATAGGTAATTTAAAAAATAACGAGGAATGGAAATTTTACGGAGATACGATGTTTATTAATGCCTTTGGCGAAATTGAAGATCGTCTTGGAAATGAAGAAGCGATGTTAATCATCAATCCCCAAAAAGCCGATGAGGCAAGAAAACTTTGGGTTTTTGATAAAATTCTTAAAAAAATAGATGCTAATTAA
- the xseB gene encoding exodeoxyribonuclease VII small subunit, with the protein MSFEEKLQLANEILEKLNDQNLSLEESVKIYKKGLQSINEARKMLEKAKLEIEPQND; encoded by the coding sequence ATGAGCTTCGAAGAAAAATTGCAATTGGCCAATGAAATTTTAGAAAAATTAAATGATCAGAATTTAAGCCTTGAAGAAAGTGTCAAAATTTACAAAAAAGGACTTCAAAGCATTAATGAAGCTAGAAAAATGCTTGAAAAAGCTAAACTAGAAATCGAGCCGCAAAATGACTAA
- the guaB gene encoding IMP dehydrogenase has translation MKILKRALTFEDVLLVPAYSEVLPKQVDIKSKLTKNITLNIPLISAAMDTVTEHRAAIMMARLGGMGVIHKNMDITAQVREVKRVKKSESGVIIDPIFIGPKASVYEALELMAEYRISGVPVVDENRKLIGILTNRDLRFESDFETLVENVMTKAPLITAPKGCTLDDAEKIFSTNKVEKLPIVDHEGHLEGLITIKDLKKRKEYPNANKDNFGRLRVAAAIGVGQMNRVDALVEAGVDAVVLDSAHGHSKGIIDTIKAIKEKYPNLDLIAGNVATAAATKALCEAGVDAVKVGIGPGSICTTRIVSGVGVPQISAIDECAIEAQKYNVPVIADGGIKYSGDIAKAIAAGASSVMIGSLLAGTDESPGELFTYQGRQYKSYRGMGSLGAMQKGSSDRYFQEGTAQDKLVPEGIEGRVPYVGSIKSVIHQLLGGLRSSMGYVGAANIEIFKEKAEFVEITSAGLKESHVHDVTITHEAPNYKVNNQ, from the coding sequence ATGAAAATACTCAAACGCGCTTTAACATTTGAAGATGTGCTTTTAGTACCTGCTTATTCAGAAGTTTTACCTAAACAAGTTGACATTAAGAGTAAATTAACAAAAAATATCACGCTAAATATTCCTCTGATTTCAGCTGCAATGGATACAGTAACCGAACACAGAGCTGCCATTATGATGGCTAGACTTGGAGGAATGGGTGTTATTCATAAAAATATGGACATTACTGCCCAAGTACGAGAGGTAAAAAGAGTAAAAAAAAGCGAAAGCGGAGTCATTATAGATCCTATTTTCATAGGGCCAAAAGCAAGTGTTTATGAAGCTTTGGAATTAATGGCAGAATACCGAATTTCTGGCGTTCCTGTAGTAGATGAAAATAGAAAATTAATAGGAATTTTAACCAATCGTGACTTAAGATTTGAAAGCGATTTTGAAACTTTGGTTGAAAATGTGATGACAAAGGCTCCTTTAATTACAGCTCCAAAAGGCTGCACTTTAGATGATGCGGAGAAAATTTTTAGCACTAATAAAGTAGAAAAACTCCCTATTGTTGATCATGAAGGACATTTAGAAGGTCTTATCACTATTAAAGATCTTAAAAAACGCAAAGAATATCCAAATGCCAATAAAGATAATTTTGGCAGACTCCGCGTTGCAGCAGCTATTGGAGTAGGACAGATGAATCGTGTTGATGCATTGGTGGAGGCTGGGGTTGATGCAGTGGTGCTTGACTCAGCACACGGACACTCTAAAGGAATTATTGACACAATAAAAGCCATAAAAGAAAAATATCCAAACTTAGATTTAATAGCTGGTAATGTTGCTACAGCTGCAGCCACAAAAGCACTTTGCGAGGCTGGGGTTGATGCGGTAAAAGTAGGCATTGGACCAGGAAGTATTTGCACCACTCGCATTGTCTCAGGTGTAGGTGTACCTCAAATTTCGGCTATTGATGAGTGTGCTATCGAGGCTCAAAAATACAATGTTCCAGTCATTGCTGATGGTGGAATTAAGTATTCAGGCGATATTGCAAAAGCTATTGCAGCCGGAGCAAGCTCAGTAATGATAGGCTCACTTTTAGCTGGAACTGATGAGAGTCCAGGAGAGCTTTTTACCTATCAAGGAAGACAATACAAATCTTACCGCGGTATGGGATCTCTTGGAGCTATGCAAAAAGGAAGCTCGGATCGTTATTTCCAAGAAGGTACAGCGCAAGATAAACTCGTCCCAGAAGGCATTGAAGGGCGTGTACCTTATGTGGGAAGTATAAAAAGCGTTATTCATCAACTTTTAGGCGGTCTAAGATCTTCTATGGGCTATGTGGGAGCTGCCAACATTGAAATTTTTAAAGAAAAAGCAGAATTTGTAGAAATCACAAGCGCAGGACTTAAAGAAAGCCATGTACACGATGTGACAATAACGCATGAGGCACCAAATTACAAGGTTAATAATCAATGA
- the gatA gene encoding Asp-tRNA(Asn)/Glu-tRNA(Gln) amidotransferase subunit GatA codes for MITLKEALKLSQSELENLKKELNEKAKKEQKIGAYIEQFLAKDLSDGGKGIPIAIKDNISVKGWELTCASKILQGYVAPYDASAIVNLKNNGFSPYGRTNMDEFAMGSSSATSFYGKTLNPTNFNRVPGGSSGGSAAAVAGGLALASLGSDTGGSVRQPAAFCGCVGFKPSYGRISRYGLASYSSSLDQIGVLTQNVEDAAILYDAIAGYDPMDSTSANIEFIKTASKLNAEKKLRITVIENYINNASEEVKNTLLKSIDMLKANGHEIIYRQMPDSKFDIAAYYIIATAEASANLSRYDGVRYGRRSEDFHNLKDMYINSRSEGFGEEVKRRILLGTFVLSSGYYDAYYIKAQKTRALIKAKYEEILKDCDLIFMPVTPTTAFEFNAKKSPIEEYLEDIYTISLNLAGLGGISIPVGKNKEGLNISAQLICKAYDEQTLLDGALSLEKIIKNNK; via the coding sequence ATGATAACTCTCAAAGAAGCTTTAAAACTGTCTCAAAGCGAGCTTGAAAATTTAAAAAAAGAGCTCAATGAAAAAGCTAAAAAAGAGCAAAAAATCGGTGCTTATATAGAACAATTTTTAGCTAAAGATTTAAGTGATGGTGGTAAAGGTATTCCAATAGCAATAAAAGATAATATTAGCGTCAAAGGTTGGGAATTAACTTGTGCGAGTAAAATTTTACAAGGTTATGTCGCTCCTTATGACGCAAGTGCTATAGTAAATTTAAAAAACAACGGTTTTTCTCCTTATGGACGCACCAATATGGATGAATTTGCTATGGGAAGTTCAAGTGCGACTTCATTTTATGGTAAAACTCTAAACCCTACAAATTTTAATCGTGTTCCAGGTGGCTCAAGCGGTGGTAGTGCTGCTGCAGTTGCTGGTGGCTTAGCCTTGGCAAGTTTAGGTTCAGATACAGGTGGTTCCGTGCGTCAGCCTGCAGCTTTTTGTGGTTGTGTCGGTTTTAAACCTAGTTATGGAAGGATAAGTAGATATGGGCTCGCCTCTTATTCATCAAGTTTGGATCAGATTGGAGTTTTAACGCAAAATGTTGAAGATGCAGCAATTCTTTATGATGCTATTGCAGGATATGATCCAATGGATAGCACTAGTGCAAATATAGAATTTATTAAAACTGCTTCAAAACTAAATGCTGAAAAAAAATTAAGAATTACTGTGATTGAAAATTATATTAACAATGCAAGTGAAGAAGTTAAAAATACTCTTTTAAAAAGTATTGATATGCTAAAAGCAAATGGACATGAAATTATTTATAGACAAATGCCTGATTCTAAATTTGACATTGCAGCTTATTATATTATCGCCACAGCTGAAGCAAGTGCAAATTTAAGTCGCTATGATGGGGTAAGATATGGAAGAAGAAGTGAAGATTTTCATAATTTAAAAGATATGTATATTAATTCTCGTAGTGAAGGTTTTGGTGAAGAGGTTAAGAGAAGAATTTTACTTGGAACCTTTGTTTTAAGTAGTGGTTATTATGATGCTTATTATATTAAAGCACAAAAAACTAGAGCTTTAATTAAAGCAAAATATGAAGAAATTTTAAAAGATTGCGATTTAATTTTTATGCCAGTGACTCCTACAACAGCTTTTGAATTTAATGCCAAAAAAAGTCCTATTGAGGAATATTTAGAAGACATTTATACTATTTCTTTAAATTTGGCTGGACTTGGCGGTATTAGTATTCCTGTAGGCAAAAACAAAGAAGGACTTAATATTTCAGCTCAGCTTATCTGTAAAGCTTATGATGAACAAACCTTGCTTGATGGGGCTTTAAGCTTAGAAAAAATTATTAAAAATAACAAATAA
- the ileS gene encoding isoleucine--tRNA ligase: protein MDYKDTLLLPNTTFAMRANLAEFEPKRFEKWFENNYAYEKMKSKNQNALHSFTLHDGPPYANGHIHIGHALNKILKETIIKTHYFNGEKIRFTPGWDCHGLPIEQQVEVKLGEKKKNMSKKEIRQECRKHADEFVNIQRKEFKNLGIIADWDKPYLTMKFEFEAAIYRTLCKIAKKGLLKERSKPVFWSWAAKSALAEAEVEYADKEDYSIFVSFALDENSCEKLGVEKASAVIWTTTPWTLVANVAIALNPNENYVITSEGLIFAKPLLESMVNKGLTKGEIQKEFNAKKFEKLQAINPLNSRRSLLIMGEHVLMDGGSGLVHTAPGHGEDDYYASLKYNLEVLMPVDDGGCYDETLRNKGLLPPNLVDEFIGLHIFKANEKILELLGKNLLQSSKFIHSYPFCWRTHKPVIYRATKQWFILMDEPKLNSKTLRECAKEQILKTKFYPQNGIKRIGSMVENRPDWCISRQRDWGTPIAFFRDKNTKEVLLDNEVLEFVAQIFEKNGADAWWEFDIKDLLPQNFKHKAQDLEKVYDILDVWFDSGSTANAVLNSGNYDAGEKRANMYLEGSDQHRGWFQSSLLVGTAINEMAPYESILTHGFTTDEKGQKMSKSLGNVVPPEYVAKTYGVEILRLWILLSDYSTDLKISDNILKQVSEQYRKIRNTIRFLLANTNDLQSLEIKEFSFIDKWILSKASIVFKNVKNSFDNYEFSKGFNLLLNFLSAHLSGIYLDISKDRLYCEDKLDIRRQSAQVAMALIAKHLLFLLAPSLSYTVDEALEHANILIKGDANDVFDLIYTQDFSFDFNIEDEFLLSAREKFFEQIDALKKDKIIKSTLELNLQCSSKKLLELDSLEIADWFMVSEVKDIDDDESLCEFKLDNHVFKITKSKACKCPRCWKFQSVDEEKLCNRCAKVLNV, encoded by the coding sequence ATGGATTATAAAGACACTTTACTTTTACCAAATACTACTTTTGCTATGCGTGCAAATTTGGCAGAATTTGAACCCAAACGCTTTGAAAAATGGTTTGAAAACAACTATGCTTATGAAAAAATGAAAAGCAAAAATCAAAATGCTTTACACTCATTTACACTTCACGATGGTCCTCCTTATGCTAACGGACACATTCATATAGGTCATGCTTTAAATAAAATTTTAAAAGAAACGATTATTAAAACGCATTATTTTAACGGCGAAAAAATTCGATTCACTCCAGGTTGGGACTGTCATGGACTTCCTATAGAACAACAAGTAGAAGTAAAACTTGGAGAAAAAAAGAAAAATATGAGCAAAAAAGAAATTCGTCAAGAATGCAGAAAACACGCAGATGAATTTGTAAATATCCAAAGAAAAGAATTTAAAAATCTTGGCATTATAGCTGATTGGGATAAGCCTTATTTGACTATGAAATTTGAATTTGAAGCAGCTATTTACAGAACGCTTTGCAAAATCGCAAAAAAGGGACTTTTAAAAGAGAGATCTAAGCCTGTTTTTTGGAGCTGGGCAGCAAAATCAGCCCTAGCAGAAGCTGAAGTTGAATACGCAGATAAAGAGGATTATTCGATTTTCGTATCTTTTGCTTTGGATGAAAATTCTTGTGAAAAATTAGGTGTTGAAAAAGCTAGTGCTGTGATTTGGACAACTACACCTTGGACTTTGGTGGCAAATGTTGCTATTGCTTTAAACCCTAATGAAAACTATGTAATCACAAGCGAAGGACTCATCTTTGCTAAACCCCTACTTGAAAGCATGGTGAATAAAGGCTTAACAAAAGGAGAAATTCAAAAAGAATTCAATGCAAAAAAATTTGAAAAACTCCAAGCCATCAACCCGCTTAACTCACGCAGGTCTTTACTTATAATGGGCGAACATGTTTTAATGGACGGCGGAAGCGGACTTGTTCATACTGCTCCAGGGCATGGAGAAGATGATTATTATGCTAGTTTAAAATACAATCTTGAAGTTTTAATGCCTGTTGATGATGGTGGTTGTTATGATGAAACTTTAAGAAATAAAGGTCTTTTGCCACCAAATTTAGTGGATGAATTTATAGGTCTTCATATTTTTAAAGCCAATGAAAAAATTTTAGAACTTTTAGGAAAAAATTTACTACAAAGCTCTAAATTTATCCACTCTTACCCTTTTTGTTGGAGAACGCATAAACCTGTGATTTATAGGGCAACTAAACAATGGTTTATTCTTATGGACGAGCCAAAATTAAACAGTAAAACCTTAAGAGAATGTGCAAAAGAGCAAATTCTCAAAACTAAATTTTATCCACAAAATGGTATCAAAAGAATAGGCTCAATGGTTGAAAATCGCCCAGATTGGTGTATTTCAAGACAAAGAGATTGGGGAACGCCTATAGCCTTTTTTAGAGATAAAAATACCAAAGAAGTGCTTTTAGATAATGAAGTGCTAGAATTTGTGGCTCAAATTTTTGAAAAAAATGGCGCTGATGCTTGGTGGGAATTTGATATTAAAGATTTATTGCCACAAAATTTTAAGCATAAAGCACAAGATTTAGAAAAAGTTTATGATATTTTAGATGTTTGGTTTGACAGCGGAAGCACAGCCAATGCAGTTTTAAATAGCGGAAATTATGATGCAGGAGAAAAAAGAGCGAATATGTATCTAGAAGGAAGCGATCAGCATCGCGGTTGGTTTCAAAGCTCTTTGCTTGTAGGTACTGCTATTAACGAAATGGCTCCATATGAAAGCATTTTAACGCATGGTTTTACTACAGATGAAAAAGGGCAAAAAATGTCTAAATCTTTAGGTAATGTTGTCCCACCTGAGTATGTAGCAAAAACCTATGGAGTAGAAATTTTAAGACTGTGGATACTTTTAAGTGATTATTCTACTGATTTAAAAATTTCGGACAATATTTTAAAACAAGTCAGCGAGCAATACCGAAAGATCAGAAACACTATCAGATTTTTACTTGCCAATACCAATGATTTGCAAAGTCTTGAGATTAAAGAATTTTCTTTTATAGACAAATGGATCTTAAGTAAAGCGAGTATTGTATTTAAAAATGTTAAAAATTCTTTTGATAATTATGAATTTTCTAAAGGTTTTAATTTATTGCTGAATTTTTTAAGTGCTCATTTGAGTGGAATTTATCTTGATATCAGTAAAGACAGGCTTTATTGTGAAGATAAGCTTGATATTCGCAGACAAAGCGCACAAGTTGCAATGGCTTTAATTGCTAAACATTTATTGTTTTTGCTCGCTCCAAGTCTTAGCTATACGGTAGATGAGGCTTTAGAACATGCAAATATTTTAATCAAGGGCGATGCAAATGATGTTTTTGATTTAATTTATACCCAAGATTTTTCTTTTGATTTTAACATTGAAGATGAGTTTTTACTTAGCGCAAGGGAAAAATTTTTCGAGCAAATTGATGCGTTAAAAAAAGATAAAATTATCAAATCTACATTAGAATTAAATTTGCAATGCTCATCTAAAAAACTACTAGAGCTTGATTCTTTAGAAATAGCCGATTGGTTTATGGTAAGCGAAGTAAAAGATATAGACGATGATGAAAGTTTGTGCGAATTTAAACTAGATAATCATGTTTTTAAAATTACAAAATCTAAGGCTTGCAAATGCCCAAGATGTTGGAAATTTCAAAGTGTTGATGAGGAAAAACTTTGCAACAGATGTGCTAAGGTTTTAAATGTTTAG
- a CDS encoding CinA family protein — translation MKHLLFVVGYELFINKNYMQYLYRIYEKKFQELSEIKFLNKNDKNLPFLLEKFSKEYNYITIFSEAQYYSTCAKIIATLNDDSLVFKDEILAPTNSISVSGSFLTKINHCQINLLKIKTNEKPPELLGEFECDFKFFCLNDTDEDSAKLLLQTFTKTYDIIIQTSAILDNLILIKAISKNYGHFEAFFNSVRQLFKNKFIPYKNPIEFIVAKLLEKKLKISFAESCTAGLCSATLAGINGISEIFEGSLVVYSNRLKEKWLGVDSEILKDGGEYSKACVFFMLKGALKTTQADFVLAISGVAGEQDDKGIKAGKIFIGAMDKEGKFIEEEILLQGDRNFVRDQAVLKAFIMLLKLRPDVFAI, via the coding sequence ATGAAACATTTACTTTTTGTTGTTGGATATGAGCTTTTCATTAATAAAAATTATATGCAATATCTCTATAGAATTTACGAAAAAAAATTTCAAGAACTTAGTGAAATTAAATTTTTAAACAAAAACGACAAAAATCTACCTTTTTTGCTTGAAAAATTCTCTAAAGAATATAATTATATTACTATTTTCTCAGAAGCGCAGTATTATAGTACTTGTGCAAAAATCATTGCAACGCTAAATGATGATAGTTTGGTATTCAAAGATGAAATTTTAGCACCGACAAATTCCATTAGTGTCTCTGGGAGCTTTTTAACTAAGATAAATCATTGTCAAATCAATCTTTTAAAAATCAAAACAAACGAAAAGCCACCAGAGCTTTTGGGAGAATTTGAATGCGATTTTAAGTTTTTTTGTTTAAATGATACTGATGAGGATAGTGCGAAACTTCTACTTCAAACTTTTACAAAAACTTATGATATCATCATTCAAACAAGTGCAATTTTAGATAATCTTATTTTAATTAAAGCCATAAGTAAAAATTATGGACATTTTGAAGCATTTTTTAATAGTGTAAGACAATTATTTAAAAATAAATTTATTCCCTATAAAAATCCTATTGAATTTATAGTTGCTAAATTGCTTGAAAAAAAATTAAAAATTTCTTTTGCGGAGAGTTGTACCGCTGGACTTTGTTCCGCAACTTTAGCTGGGATAAATGGGATAAGTGAAATCTTTGAAGGTTCTTTGGTTGTATATTCTAATCGCCTGAAAGAAAAATGGCTTGGGGTGGATAGCGAAATTTTAAAAGATGGCGGAGAATACAGTAAAGCTTGCGTATTTTTTATGCTAAAAGGGGCTTTAAAAACTACTCAAGCAGATTTTGTTTTGGCAATCAGCGGAGTAGCAGGAGAGCAAGATGATAAAGGTATAAAAGCTGGTAAAATTTTTATTGGTGCCATGGATAAAGAAGGGAAATTTATAGAAGAAGAAATTTTATTACAAGGAGATAGGAATTTTGTAAGAGATCAGGCTGTTTTAAAAGCTTTTATAATGCTTTTAAAACTAAGACCTGATGTTTTTGCAATTTAG
- the tpx gene encoding thiol peroxidase: MSKVHFKGNEVSLKGNEVKVGDKAPQLVLKAKDLSDVKIADSEKTQIILSVPSLDTPVCANEAREFNKKIASYPNAEVIVVSMDLPFAMGRFCSVENIENIITASDFVSKEFGEKYGVLINEGPLTGLLARAIFVVKKGQVVYKELVDEITNMPNIEALDEFFSSKSSCCCGSCH; encoded by the coding sequence ATGAGTAAAGTTCATTTTAAGGGAAATGAAGTTAGTTTGAAAGGAAATGAAGTTAAAGTTGGTGATAAAGCTCCTCAGCTTGTTTTAAAAGCAAAAGATTTAAGCGATGTAAAAATTGCAGATAGTGAAAAAACGCAAATCATCCTAAGTGTTCCAAGCCTTGATACTCCAGTTTGCGCAAATGAAGCTAGAGAATTTAATAAAAAAATTGCCTCTTATCCAAATGCTGAAGTTATTGTTGTAAGCATGGATTTACCTTTTGCAATGGGAAGATTTTGCAGCGTTGAAAATATAGAAAATATCATCACTGCTAGTGATTTTGTTTCTAAAGAATTTGGTGAAAAATATGGCGTTTTAATTAACGAAGGTCCTTTAACTGGTTTGCTTGCAAGAGCTATTTTCGTAGTAAAAAAAGGACAAGTTGTTTATAAAGAGCTTGTAGATGAAATCACTAATATGCCAAATATCGAAGCTTTAGATGAATTCTTTTCTTCTAAATCATCTTGTTGTTGCGGATCTTGCCACTAA